A DNA window from Vigna unguiculata cultivar IT97K-499-35 chromosome 10, ASM411807v1, whole genome shotgun sequence contains the following coding sequences:
- the LOC114166002 gene encoding receptor-like serine/threonine-protein kinase ALE2 isoform X1, which yields MGLPLIFLLIQLHLVVCTQQIHEYAATKLQHSSDRSHFSIAIPPKSSSEGHSSIAHSPSKSSSGVPESIAVSPSKLIHKAPTIIWTHGSDDSPISHHKHHYSKRKFHNPTIAPIYAVQPPTYIHQGPSVFKSLPPFSSPNIKDIHAPAPAPSPAIVPPSHFNVPSTSPMISPLGSSLQKKKTPPPAYEFVLPPPPPNKDCLSMTCSEPLTYTPPGSPCGCVWPLQVKIHINIAIYKFFPLVAELAKEIAASVLLNHTQVRIVEADAASQQLEKTTVLIDLVPKGVKFDDTTAFLIYKKFWRREILIDASVFGAYEVLYVHYPGLPPSPPSTPSDASVIDDEPNPGHGNNGMMMKPLGVDVPKKKKEGSNGRMIVIIVLSSVTAFVVFIGLAWICALKCCGYVHEHKPVPDGLISSSSKQSTGAARSLARGIRSGSGSQSFNSGTITYTGSAKIFTLNDLEKATNNFDSSRILGEGGFGLVYKGVLNDGRDIAVKVLKRDDQRGGREFLAEVEMLSRLHHRNLVTLFGICIEKQTRCLVYELVPNGSLESHLHGADKETDPLDWNARMKIALGAARGLAYLHEDSNPCVIHRDFKASNILLEYDFTPKVSDFGLARTALDERNKHISTHVMGTFGYLAPEYAMTGHLLVKSDVYSYGVVLLELLTGRKPVDLSQPPGQENLVTWVRPLLTSKEGLQMIIDPVVKPNISLDIVVKVAAIASMCVQPEVSQRPFMGEVVQALKLVCSEVEETDYLRSMSYQEGFLTDVEGKFSEASGERMEFSEYQKTLSGYQSGEEKVELSAPEFLSASGQEFESFRRYSRSGPLTIGKKRQFWQKLRSLSGGSTSEHGFSTKLWSGSH from the exons ATGGGACTGCCGCTGATTTTCCTGCTAATTCAGCTGCATTTAGTTGTCTGCACTCAGCAGATTCATGAATATGCAG CCACCAAACTGCAACATTCCAGTGACAGAAGCCATTTTAGTATTGCAATCCCACCAAAGTCATCTTCTGAAGGTCATTCAAGCATTGCACATTCACCTTCCAAGTCATCTTCTGGGGTACCTGAAAGCATTGCAGTTTCACCTTCCAAGTTAATTCACAAAGCTCCTACAATCATTTGGACACATGGTTCAGATGATTCCCCAATCTCACATCATAAGCATCACTATTCTAAAAGAAAGTTCCACAATCCAACTATAGCACCAATCTATGCAGTCCAGCCTCCTACATACATCCATCAAG GTCCTTCAGTCTTCAAATCACTACCTCCTTTCTCTTCACCAAATATTAAGGATATTCATGCCCCGGCCCCTGCACCATCACCAGCTATTGTACCACCAAGTCACTTCAATG TACCCTCTACTTCACCAATGATTTCTCCTCTAGGTTCATCATTGCAGAAGAAAAAGACTCCACCCCCAGCATATGAATTTGTTCTGCCACCTCCACCTCCCAATAAGG ATTGCTTGTCGATGACTTGCTCAGAGCCCTTGACATATACACCTCCTGGGTCACCTTGTGGTTGTGTATGGCCGCTTCAGGTTAAAATACATATCAACATTGCAATATACAAGTTTTTTCCATTGGTTGCAGAGCTAGCCAAGGAAATTGCAGCAAGTGTTTTACTGAACCATACCCAGGTTCGCATTGTGGAAGCTGATGCAGCTAGTCAGCAACTGGAGAAAACCACTGTTCTCATAGACTTAGTACCCAAAGGAGTAAAATTTGATGATACCActgcatttttaatatataagaaattttgGCGCAGGGAGATTCTGATAGATGCTTCAGTCTTTGGTGCTTATGAAGTACTCTATGTTCATTATCCAG GTCTTCCACCATCTCCACCGTCAACTCCCTCAGATGCTTCTGTAATAGATGATGAGCCAAATCCAGGACATGGCAACAATGGAATGATGATGAAACCTTTAGGAGTAGATGttccaaagaagaaaaaagaagggaGTAATGGAAGAATGATTGTTATAATTGTGCTGTCATCAGTTACTGCTTTTGTTGTATTCATTGGTCTTGCTTGGATTTGCGCGCTGAAATGCTGTGGCTATGTTCATGAACACAAACCAGTTCCGGATGGTTTAATTTCATCCTCTTCAAAGCAATCAA CAGGAGCTGCTAGGTCATTGGCTCGCGGGATCAGGTCAGGTTCTGGATCACAGTCCTTCAATTCTGGAACAATAACATACACAGGGTCTGCAAAGATTTTTACTTTGAATGACTTAGAGAAAGCAACAAATAACTTTGATTCTTCAAGAATATTAGGAGAAGGTGGTTTTGGACTTGTTTACAAAGGTGTTCTTAATGATGGGAGGGATATAGCCGTGAAGGTTCTCAAAAGAGATGATCAACGTGGTGGTCGTGAATTTTTGGCAGAAGTTGAGATGCTTAGTCGTCTACACCATCGAAATTTAGTTACATTGTTTGGTATATGCATAGAGAAACAGACTCGCTGCTTAGTTTATGAGCTTGTCCCTAATGGAAGTTTGGAATCTCACTTGCATG GAGCTGACAAGGAAACTGATCCATTGGATTGGAATGCGCGGATGAAGATTGCTCTTGGTGCAGCTCGGGGTTTGGCCTATCTGCATGAAGACTCAAATCCATGTGTCATACATCGGGATTTCAAGGCCAGCAACATCTTGTTGGAGTATGATTTTACACCCAAGGTCTCAGATTTTGGATTGGCTAGAACAGCACTGGATGAGAGAAACAAGCACATCTCCACACATGTTATGGGAACATTTGG CTACTTAGCTCCTGAATATGCTATGACTGGCCATCTTCTGGTCAAGAGTGATGTTTACAGTTATGGAGTTGTACTCCTTGAGCTTTTAACTGGAAGAAAGCCAGTGGATTTGTCACAACCACCAGGTCAAGAAAATCTTGTGACATGGGTTCGTCCACTTCTCACAAGTAAGGAGGGTTTGCAGATGATCATAGACCCAGTTGTAAAGCCTAACATTTCCCTTGATATTGTAGTTAAAGTTGCAGCAATTGCATCCATGTGTGTGCAACCAGAAGTCTCACAACGCCCTTTCATGGGAGAGGTTGTTCAGGCCTTGAAGCTGGTGTGCAGTGAGGTTGAGGAAACAGACTATTTAAGATCAATGAGTTATCAAGAGGGTTTTCTAACTGATGTGGAAGGAAAGTTTTCGGAAGCTTCAGGTGAAAGAATGGAATTTTCAGAGTATCAAAAAACGCTTTCTGGCTATCAATCTGGTGAAGAAAAGGTAGAATTATCAGCACCAGAGTTTCTCAGTGCTTCAGGTCAGGAATTTGAGTCATTCAGGAGGTATTCTCGATCGGGGCCTCTCACCATTGGGAAGAAAAGACAGTTCTGGCAGAAGTTGAGAAGTTTGTCTGGTGGTAGCACCAGTGAACATGGATTTTCAACTAAACTATGGTCTGGATCGCATTAA
- the LOC114166002 gene encoding receptor-like serine/threonine-protein kinase ALE2 isoform X2, translated as MGLPLIFLLIQLHLVVCTQQIHEYAATKLQHSSDRSHFSIAIPPKSSSEGHSSIAHSPSKSSSGVPESIAVSPSKLIHKAPTIIWTHGSDDSPISHHKHHYSKRKFHNPTIAPIYAVQPPTYIHQGPSVFKSLPPFSSPNIKDIHAPAPAPSPAIVPPSHFNVPSTSPMISPLGSSLQKKKTPPPAYEFVLPPPPPNKDCLSMTCSEPLTYTPPGSPCGCVWPLQVKIHINIAIYKFFPLVAELAKEIAASVLLNHTQVRIVEADAASQQLEKTTVLIDLVPKGVKFDDTTAFLIYKKFWRREILIDASVFGAYEVLYVHYPGLPPSPPSTPSDASVIDDEPNPGHGNNGMMMKPLGVDVPKKKKEGSNGRMIVIIVLSSVTAFVVFIGLAWICALKCCGYVHEHKPVPDGLISSSSKQSRAARSLARGIRSGSGSQSFNSGTITYTGSAKIFTLNDLEKATNNFDSSRILGEGGFGLVYKGVLNDGRDIAVKVLKRDDQRGGREFLAEVEMLSRLHHRNLVTLFGICIEKQTRCLVYELVPNGSLESHLHGADKETDPLDWNARMKIALGAARGLAYLHEDSNPCVIHRDFKASNILLEYDFTPKVSDFGLARTALDERNKHISTHVMGTFGYLAPEYAMTGHLLVKSDVYSYGVVLLELLTGRKPVDLSQPPGQENLVTWVRPLLTSKEGLQMIIDPVVKPNISLDIVVKVAAIASMCVQPEVSQRPFMGEVVQALKLVCSEVEETDYLRSMSYQEGFLTDVEGKFSEASGERMEFSEYQKTLSGYQSGEEKVELSAPEFLSASGQEFESFRRYSRSGPLTIGKKRQFWQKLRSLSGGSTSEHGFSTKLWSGSH; from the exons ATGGGACTGCCGCTGATTTTCCTGCTAATTCAGCTGCATTTAGTTGTCTGCACTCAGCAGATTCATGAATATGCAG CCACCAAACTGCAACATTCCAGTGACAGAAGCCATTTTAGTATTGCAATCCCACCAAAGTCATCTTCTGAAGGTCATTCAAGCATTGCACATTCACCTTCCAAGTCATCTTCTGGGGTACCTGAAAGCATTGCAGTTTCACCTTCCAAGTTAATTCACAAAGCTCCTACAATCATTTGGACACATGGTTCAGATGATTCCCCAATCTCACATCATAAGCATCACTATTCTAAAAGAAAGTTCCACAATCCAACTATAGCACCAATCTATGCAGTCCAGCCTCCTACATACATCCATCAAG GTCCTTCAGTCTTCAAATCACTACCTCCTTTCTCTTCACCAAATATTAAGGATATTCATGCCCCGGCCCCTGCACCATCACCAGCTATTGTACCACCAAGTCACTTCAATG TACCCTCTACTTCACCAATGATTTCTCCTCTAGGTTCATCATTGCAGAAGAAAAAGACTCCACCCCCAGCATATGAATTTGTTCTGCCACCTCCACCTCCCAATAAGG ATTGCTTGTCGATGACTTGCTCAGAGCCCTTGACATATACACCTCCTGGGTCACCTTGTGGTTGTGTATGGCCGCTTCAGGTTAAAATACATATCAACATTGCAATATACAAGTTTTTTCCATTGGTTGCAGAGCTAGCCAAGGAAATTGCAGCAAGTGTTTTACTGAACCATACCCAGGTTCGCATTGTGGAAGCTGATGCAGCTAGTCAGCAACTGGAGAAAACCACTGTTCTCATAGACTTAGTACCCAAAGGAGTAAAATTTGATGATACCActgcatttttaatatataagaaattttgGCGCAGGGAGATTCTGATAGATGCTTCAGTCTTTGGTGCTTATGAAGTACTCTATGTTCATTATCCAG GTCTTCCACCATCTCCACCGTCAACTCCCTCAGATGCTTCTGTAATAGATGATGAGCCAAATCCAGGACATGGCAACAATGGAATGATGATGAAACCTTTAGGAGTAGATGttccaaagaagaaaaaagaagggaGTAATGGAAGAATGATTGTTATAATTGTGCTGTCATCAGTTACTGCTTTTGTTGTATTCATTGGTCTTGCTTGGATTTGCGCGCTGAAATGCTGTGGCTATGTTCATGAACACAAACCAGTTCCGGATGGTTTAATTTCATCCTCTTCAAAGCAATCAA GAGCTGCTAGGTCATTGGCTCGCGGGATCAGGTCAGGTTCTGGATCACAGTCCTTCAATTCTGGAACAATAACATACACAGGGTCTGCAAAGATTTTTACTTTGAATGACTTAGAGAAAGCAACAAATAACTTTGATTCTTCAAGAATATTAGGAGAAGGTGGTTTTGGACTTGTTTACAAAGGTGTTCTTAATGATGGGAGGGATATAGCCGTGAAGGTTCTCAAAAGAGATGATCAACGTGGTGGTCGTGAATTTTTGGCAGAAGTTGAGATGCTTAGTCGTCTACACCATCGAAATTTAGTTACATTGTTTGGTATATGCATAGAGAAACAGACTCGCTGCTTAGTTTATGAGCTTGTCCCTAATGGAAGTTTGGAATCTCACTTGCATG GAGCTGACAAGGAAACTGATCCATTGGATTGGAATGCGCGGATGAAGATTGCTCTTGGTGCAGCTCGGGGTTTGGCCTATCTGCATGAAGACTCAAATCCATGTGTCATACATCGGGATTTCAAGGCCAGCAACATCTTGTTGGAGTATGATTTTACACCCAAGGTCTCAGATTTTGGATTGGCTAGAACAGCACTGGATGAGAGAAACAAGCACATCTCCACACATGTTATGGGAACATTTGG CTACTTAGCTCCTGAATATGCTATGACTGGCCATCTTCTGGTCAAGAGTGATGTTTACAGTTATGGAGTTGTACTCCTTGAGCTTTTAACTGGAAGAAAGCCAGTGGATTTGTCACAACCACCAGGTCAAGAAAATCTTGTGACATGGGTTCGTCCACTTCTCACAAGTAAGGAGGGTTTGCAGATGATCATAGACCCAGTTGTAAAGCCTAACATTTCCCTTGATATTGTAGTTAAAGTTGCAGCAATTGCATCCATGTGTGTGCAACCAGAAGTCTCACAACGCCCTTTCATGGGAGAGGTTGTTCAGGCCTTGAAGCTGGTGTGCAGTGAGGTTGAGGAAACAGACTATTTAAGATCAATGAGTTATCAAGAGGGTTTTCTAACTGATGTGGAAGGAAAGTTTTCGGAAGCTTCAGGTGAAAGAATGGAATTTTCAGAGTATCAAAAAACGCTTTCTGGCTATCAATCTGGTGAAGAAAAGGTAGAATTATCAGCACCAGAGTTTCTCAGTGCTTCAGGTCAGGAATTTGAGTCATTCAGGAGGTATTCTCGATCGGGGCCTCTCACCATTGGGAAGAAAAGACAGTTCTGGCAGAAGTTGAGAAGTTTGTCTGGTGGTAGCACCAGTGAACATGGATTTTCAACTAAACTATGGTCTGGATCGCATTAA